The genomic DNA CCTCCTCGCGCCGCAGCCCCGGGGTCCGGCGCCGGCGTCCGCGGGGCAGCCCGACCTGCTCGGGCGCGATGCGCTCGCGGCGGCTGCGCAGGAAGGCCGCCAGTTCGTGCCGCCGGATCTCCGAGCCGGTGTCCCGGGGCGGGGACTGGACCGCCGTCTCCCGATCCGTCATCGTCGTCATGCCTCCAGGATGCCGCGCCCGGAAACCTGTTGCCAGGTACTTCTACTACCAGCATAAGGAGACTCTGGTACCACCCTGGAAACGGTCGCAGGCTCGACCATGTGACCGAAACCATCACTTCACCTCCCGTCCGTACGGGCACCCCGGAAGCGCCGCCCGCACTCGGCGGCCTCGGACTCTTCACGGTGCTGCTGGGTGCGGCACTCCCGCTCGTCGACTTCTTCATCGTCAACGTCGCCCTGCCCACCATCGGCGCGGACCTCCACGCGAGTGAGGCGGTCCTGGAACTCGTCGTCGCCGGATACGGGGTGGCGTACGCCGTCCTGCTGGTCCTCGGCGGCCGGCTCGGCGACCTGTTCGGCCGGCGCCGCCTGTTCCTGGGCGGCATGGCGGCCTTCGGGCTGACCTCGCTGGCCTGCGGGCTGGCGCCGGGCGCCTGGTCGCTGGTGGCCGCGCGGGTGGCGCAGGGCGCCTCGGCCGCCGCGATGCTGCCGCAGGTGCTGGCGACCATCCAGGCGACCACGACCGGTCCCCGGCGCGCGAGGGCCATGAGCCTGTACGGCGCTACGGCCGGCCTGTCGATGGTGGCCGGGCAGATCCTGGGCGGCGTCCTGGTGGCCGCCGACATCGCGGGCAGCGGCTGGCGTTCCGTCTTCCTGGTGAACGTCCCGGTCGTCCTCGTGGGCCTGTTCCTCGCGGCCCGCGCGGTCCCGGAGACCCGCTCCGCGCGCCCCGAGCCGGTGGACGTCCCCGGCACCTTCCTGCTGGCCGCCTCGATCCTGACCCTGCTGGTCCCGCTGACCGAGGGCCGGGCGGCGGGCTGGCCGCTGTGGACGTGGCTGTCGCTGGCCGCGTTCCCGTTCGCGGCGGCGGCGTTCTACGCGGTGGAGCGCCGGGCGGACCGCGCGGGCCGCACCCCGCTGGTCCCGCCGAGCCTGTTCGCGATCGTCTCGCTGCGCCGCGGCCTGCTGCTCATCGTGCCGTTCTCGATCGGCTTCAGCGGCTTCATGTTCGTCATCGCGGTGGCGCTGCAGCAGGGCGCAGGCCTGGGCCCGGTGGCCGCGGGCCTGGCGCTGGCGCCGCTCGCGGTGGTGTTCTTCCTCTTCTCCCTCGCCGGCCCCCGGCTGGTCGCCCGCTACGGCACCCGTGTCGTGCCCGTCGGCGCCGCCCTCCAGGGGGTAGGCCTGGCCCTGATGACGCTGGCCGCGTGGCGCTCCTGGCCCGATCTGGGCCTGGTCGAACTCCTGCCGGGCGCGGCGGTCGCGGGGGCGGGCCAGGCGCTCCAGCTCCCGGTCGTCCTGCGGGTGGTCCTGTCGGAGGTGCCCGCCGAACGCGCCGGCGTGGGCGGTGGTGTCATGGTCACCACCCAGCAGTCGTCGCTGGCCCTGGGCGTGGCCACCCTGGGTACCCTGTTCCTGTCGTTGACCCCGGGCATGGGCATGCGGGACGCCCTGGTGACGACGCTGCTGGTGCAGCTGGCGGGGGTGGCCCTGACCGGCCTGCTGAGCCTGCGCCTGCCCCGGACGATCGTCTGACAAGCGACTGAGCCAGCACCCCGTTCGTTCCGGCGGGGTCGGGCAGCGCTGACGCTGACGGGCGAGGTAGGGAACGAATGTTCCCCATTACGACTGGCGCGGCTTGTTCGTACGGTCTTCGCATGCAACTTCGGTACGCGTTTCGGGTGTACCCGGATGCCGGTCAGCGCATCGCGTTGGCGAGGGCGTTCGGGTGTGCCCGGGTCGTGTTCAACGACGCGATCCGTGCCCGTGAGGACGCCCGCAGGGTCGGCCTGCCGTTCCCGACGGTGGCCGTGCTGTCCCGGAGGCTGATCACCGAGGCGAAGCAGACGGCCGAGCGGGCCTGGCTGA from Streptomyces sp. CB09001 includes the following:
- a CDS encoding MFS transporter yields the protein MTETITSPPVRTGTPEAPPALGGLGLFTVLLGAALPLVDFFIVNVALPTIGADLHASEAVLELVVAGYGVAYAVLLVLGGRLGDLFGRRRLFLGGMAAFGLTSLACGLAPGAWSLVAARVAQGASAAAMLPQVLATIQATTTGPRRARAMSLYGATAGLSMVAGQILGGVLVAADIAGSGWRSVFLVNVPVVLVGLFLAARAVPETRSARPEPVDVPGTFLLAASILTLLVPLTEGRAAGWPLWTWLSLAAFPFAAAAFYAVERRADRAGRTPLVPPSLFAIVSLRRGLLLIVPFSIGFSGFMFVIAVALQQGAGLGPVAAGLALAPLAVVFFLFSLAGPRLVARYGTRVVPVGAALQGVGLALMTLAAWRSWPDLGLVELLPGAAVAGAGQALQLPVVLRVVLSEVPAERAGVGGGVMVTTQQSSLALGVATLGTLFLSLTPGMGMRDALVTTLLVQLAGVALTGLLSLRLPRTIV